A genomic segment from Fusarium fujikuroi IMI 58289 draft genome, chromosome FFUJ_chr04 encodes:
- a CDS encoding probable CBS and PB1 domain protein, translating into MSGNTYRGTPTRNQGRGAVPFTNSPSGSSSIPRPVLEPSPPTETGSAVSASRQKQSKRDEAIRKKLENDLSKKKHLTSRARHSRKAPPGTVLALKPSQALQIKPGTTVSEAAQLMAAKREDCVLVTDDDDRIAGIFTAKDLAFRVVGAGAKASAITIAEIMTKNPLCARTDTSATDALDLMVRKGFRHLPVMDENQDISGVLDITKCFYDAMEKLERAYSSSRKLYDALEGVQSELGSTQPQQIIQYVEALRSKMSGPTLETVLNGVPPTTVSVRTSVKEAAQLMKENRTTAVLVQDQGAITGIFTSKDVVLRVIAPGLDPANCSVVRVMTPHPDFAPMDMTLQAALRKMHDGHYLNLPVMNDGGEIVGMVDVLKLTYATLDQINAMSNTNDEGPAWNKFWLSLDAETESMMSGEGSAAQHTNLGSRLTSPDMHRGINDSLAPGDSASHVGMESPPRSVLPDVLEHQLPEELPFPFKFKAPSGRVHRLKVTATEGIEVFVNAVASKLGAEADSIGGVPPVSDGKIVGPGFAMSFLDDEGDSISITADHDLLEAVILARQAHHDKVDLFVHDPEKPPVSGAPATPSVSTGAGLRERRKWWPEEDDDDSEDEDDDDEPLRRRKGRAAHTHAQGPEQLIAGVPNELILPGAIVTLAVTIIGVFTIARLTSR; encoded by the exons ATGTCGGGAAACACTTATAGAGGAACGCCCACTCGCAACCAGGGCCGTGGTGCGGTTCCTTTCACCAACAGTCCCAGCGGTAGTTCAAGCATCCCTCGTCCTGTCCTGGAGCCCTCACCGCCAACTGAGACTGGATCTGCGGTCAGCGCGAGTCGTCAGAAGCAGAGCAAGCGTGATGAG GCCATCCGAAAGAAGCTCGAAAATGACctctccaagaagaagcacctTACCAGCCGGGCTCGCCATTCACGAAAGGCTCCTCCTGGGACTGTCCTCGCATTGAAGCCCAGTCAGGCCCTACAGATCAAGCCTGGCACCACCGTATCCGAGGCTGCTCAGTTGATGGCCGCAAAACGTGAGGATTGTGTTCTGGTAactgacgatgacgatcGCATTGCTGGTATTTTCACCGCAAAGGATCTTGCGTTCCGAGTTGTGGGAGCTGGAGCAAAAGCTTCCGCCATTACTATCGCTGAGATCATGACGAAGAACCCTCTTTGCGCTCGAACCGATACCAGTGCTACCGATGCCCTGGATCTCATGGTCCGAAAGGGTTTCCGACATCTGCCGGTTATGGACGAGAACCAGGATATTTCGGGTGTGTTGGATATTACCAAGTGCTTCTACGATGCCATGGAGAAGCTAGAGCGTGCCTACTCGTCCTCTAGAAAGCTCTACGATGCACTTGAGGGCGTCCAGTCTGAACTGGGCTCGACTCAACCCCAGCAGATCATCCAATATGTCGAAGCTCTGCGCAGCAAGATGTCTGGGCCTACTTTGGAGACCGTGCTCAACGGTGTGCCCCCCACCACCGTGAGCGTGCGAACCTCGGTCAAGGAAGCTGCTCAGCTTATGAAGGAGAACCGTACAACCGCTGTCCTTGTTCAGGATCAAGGAGCTATTACGGGTATTTTCACCAGCAAGGATGTCGTTCTTCGAGTTATTGCACCTGGTCTCGACCCCGCCAACTGCAGTGTTGTGCGTGTCATGACCCCTCACCCCGACTTTGCACCCATGGACATGACCCTCCAGGCGGCTCTCCGCAAGATGCACG ATGGTCACTACCTAAACCTCCCTGTCATGAATGATGGCGGTGAGATCGTCGGCATGGTCGACGTTCTCAAGCTAACATATGCTACACTCGACCAAATCAACGCCATGTCAAACACCAATGATGAGGGTCCCGCGTGGAACAAGTTCTGGCTGTCGCTCGATGCTGAGACAGAGTCTATGATGTCTGGAGAGGGTAGTGCAGCACAGCACACCAATCTTGGCTCTCGCCTGACCTCGCCTGACATGCACCGAGGCATCAACGATAGTCTCGCTCCTGGCGACTCTGCATCTCATGTTGGCATGGAGTCACCTCCGCGTTCTGTTCTTCCCGATGTTCTTGAACATCAATTACCAGAAGAGCTCCCATTCCCGTTTAAATTCAAGGCTCCATCTGGCCGAGTTCACCGTCTCAAGGTTACTGCAACAGAAGGCATCGAAGTTTTCGTCAACGCTGTGGCCTCCAAGCTTGGTGCTGAGGCAGATAGCATTGGTGGTGTGCCTCCTGTGTCTGACGGCAAGATTGTCGGCCCAGGTTTTGCGATGAGCTttttggatgatgaaggagaCTCTATCTCTATCACAGCTGATCATGACCTTCTCGAGGCTGTTATCCTTGCTCGCCAAGCTCACCATGATAAGGTCGATCTATTTGTCCATGATCCGGAGAAGCCACCTGTATCTGGGGCTCCTGCTACACCATCAGTCTCAACCGGAGCCGGTCTACGAGAGCGGCGTAAGTGGTGGCccgaagaggatgatgacgactcagaagatgaggatgatgatgatgaacccCTACGGAGGCGAAAGGGCCGTGCGGCACATACACACGCACAAGGCCCCGAGCAGCTTATTGCTGGTGTACCAAACGAACTCATACTTCCTGGCGCAATTGTCACATTGGCCGTCACTATCATTGGTGTCTTTACCATTGCCAGACTCACCAGTCGGTAA